Proteins co-encoded in one Gopherus evgoodei ecotype Sinaloan lineage chromosome 4, rGopEvg1_v1.p, whole genome shotgun sequence genomic window:
- the LOC115650668 gene encoding maestro heat-like repeat-containing protein family member 2B isoform X1, with protein sequence MLQSHRCHNSACTICTGCPGQDRLRDQLPLSTGALWRKDCLEEVLRKDSNMNTFVTEQEVTDRGVYNEVISLLAHMDDQDKDKIALRIACIAETKLASIVTVLLEKLQLDEQNRVDIYCILEKVLQQDTGDLERKLLNKTITLALNHMRETQEATNEVKVAASNTLVTLARCYFNHVMSELQCLLEPPKLPEEFVLITLGNLSSAYALKCIPFVRITLNAMFHMLELVNDSRMRQAFCGVLEKWSRAVKSCLTNREKYSFPRVGELRLCNHFLPIYSHVTSNWLTCEELELKQAIIKALGPMMSLLLDEDEYRDQIFEPIQWLLEQYKEDTHVFHITKVRYQSLR encoded by the exons ATGCTACAGTCACATCGATGTCATAATAGTGCTTGCACAATCTGCACTGGCTGTCCTGGACAGGACAGACTGAGAGACCAGTTGCCTCTCAGTACGGGAGCTCTTTGGAGAAAGGACTGTCTGGAGGAAGTGTTGAGGAAAGATTCAAACATGAATACATTTGTGACTGAGCAGGAGGTAACCGACAGAG gTGTTTATAATGAGGTTATTTCCCTCTTGGCACATATGGATGACCAAGATAAGGACAAAATTGCCCTCAGGATTGCCTGTATAGCTGAGACCAAGCTGGCTAGCATTGTGACAGTTCTGCTAGAGAAACTGCAACTGGATGAG CAAAACAGAGTAGACATTTACTGTATCCTGGAGAAGGTATTACAGCAGGACACCGGGGACCTGGAGAGAAAGCTACTGAACAAAACAATAACCCTAGCCTTAAACCATATGAGGGAGACTCAG gaagCAACAAATGAAGTAAAAGTGGCAGCTAGCAACACGTTAGTGACTCTGGCACGCTGCTATTTCAATCATGTCATGTCTGAGCTGCAGTGTCTTCTAGAACCACCGAAGCTGCCTGAAGAATTTGTTTTAATTACGTTGGGAAACCTGTCATCAGCCTATG cacttAAGTGTATCCCTTTTGTGAGAATAACCCTGAACGCCATGTTCCACATGTTGGAGTTAGTCAATGACAGCCGGATGAGACAAGCATTTTGTGGTG TTCTGGAAAAATGGTCAAGGGCAGTAAAGTCCTGTTTGACTAACCGGGAAAAGTACTCATTCCCCAGAGTGGGCGAATTGCGACTCTGCAATCATTTTCTTCCCATCTATTCTCATGTGACCAGCAACTGGCTGACATGTGAGGAGCTGGAG CTCAAGCAGGCCATCATCAAAGCTCTTGGTCCCATGATGAGTCTCCTGCTAGATGAAGATGAGTATCGGGATCAGATATTTGAACCGATCCAATGGCTCCTTGAGCAATATAAGGAGGACACTCATGTTTTTCACATCACCAAGGTGAGGTACCAGTCCTTAAGGTAA
- the LOC115650668 gene encoding maestro heat-like repeat-containing protein family member 2B isoform X2 gives MDDQDKDKIALRIACIAETKLASIVTVLLEKLQLDEQNRVDIYCILEKVLQQDTGDLERKLLNKTITLALNHMRETQEATNEVKVAASNTLVTLARCYFNHVMSELQCLLEPPKLPEEFVLITLGNLSSAYALKCIPFVRITLNAMFHMLELVNDSRMRQAFCGVLEKWSRAVKSCLTNREKYSFPRVGELRLCNHFLPIYSHVTSNWLTCEELELKQAIIKALGPMMSLLLDEDEYRDQIFEPIQWLLEQYKEDTHVFHITKVRYQSLR, from the exons ATGGATGACCAAGATAAGGACAAAATTGCCCTCAGGATTGCCTGTATAGCTGAGACCAAGCTGGCTAGCATTGTGACAGTTCTGCTAGAGAAACTGCAACTGGATGAG CAAAACAGAGTAGACATTTACTGTATCCTGGAGAAGGTATTACAGCAGGACACCGGGGACCTGGAGAGAAAGCTACTGAACAAAACAATAACCCTAGCCTTAAACCATATGAGGGAGACTCAG gaagCAACAAATGAAGTAAAAGTGGCAGCTAGCAACACGTTAGTGACTCTGGCACGCTGCTATTTCAATCATGTCATGTCTGAGCTGCAGTGTCTTCTAGAACCACCGAAGCTGCCTGAAGAATTTGTTTTAATTACGTTGGGAAACCTGTCATCAGCCTATG cacttAAGTGTATCCCTTTTGTGAGAATAACCCTGAACGCCATGTTCCACATGTTGGAGTTAGTCAATGACAGCCGGATGAGACAAGCATTTTGTGGTG TTCTGGAAAAATGGTCAAGGGCAGTAAAGTCCTGTTTGACTAACCGGGAAAAGTACTCATTCCCCAGAGTGGGCGAATTGCGACTCTGCAATCATTTTCTTCCCATCTATTCTCATGTGACCAGCAACTGGCTGACATGTGAGGAGCTGGAG CTCAAGCAGGCCATCATCAAAGCTCTTGGTCCCATGATGAGTCTCCTGCTAGATGAAGATGAGTATCGGGATCAGATATTTGAACCGATCCAATGGCTCCTTGAGCAATATAAGGAGGACACTCATGTTTTTCACATCACCAAGGTGAGGTACCAGTCCTTAAGGTAA